The following proteins come from a genomic window of Hymenobacter canadensis:
- a CDS encoding GNAT family N-acetyltransferase: MIPLITRTSRLTILAASRALLTAELHKPQYFPVLLGAALPADWPPGEYDAEASRYFLAQLTAGGRTAAGWYGWYAILRATEQHPATLVGAGGFWGPPDVNGTAEIGYSIAADWRGQGLATELVGGLVQQASHTGMVRRLLAHTLPGNEVSQRVLLRNGFTLTDPDTEGRMRFERAVEPSEPPQAQGQVTPIS, from the coding sequence ATGATTCCGCTCATCACACGTACTTCCCGCCTGACCATTCTGGCTGCCAGCCGCGCCCTGCTCACGGCTGAGCTGCACAAGCCCCAATATTTCCCGGTGCTACTGGGCGCGGCCCTGCCCGCCGACTGGCCTCCCGGAGAGTATGACGCCGAAGCCAGCCGGTATTTCCTGGCCCAACTGACGGCCGGGGGCCGGACGGCGGCGGGCTGGTACGGCTGGTACGCCATTCTGCGGGCCACCGAGCAGCACCCGGCCACCCTGGTAGGCGCGGGCGGCTTCTGGGGCCCGCCGGATGTCAACGGCACGGCCGAAATCGGCTACTCCATTGCGGCCGACTGGCGCGGGCAGGGTTTGGCCACCGAGCTGGTGGGCGGGTTAGTGCAGCAGGCGTCGCACACGGGCATGGTGCGCCGTCTGCTGGCGCACACGCTGCCCGGCAACGAGGTTTCGCAGCGCGTGCTGCTCCGCAACGGCTTTACGCTGACCGACCCCGACACAGAAGGGCGCATGCGGTTCGAGCGGGCCGTGGAGCCGTCGGAGCCGCCCCAGGCGCAGGGCCAGGTTACCCCCATCAGCTAG
- a CDS encoding PPK2 family polyphosphate kinase, whose translation MRKSTTPDLTKLPSRAPVEFHKEHTLRELKRIRQELIELQYRLYAENRHSVLVILQGMDASGKDGLIRRVFSGLNPQGVQVHSFKEPTEEELAHDFLWRVHQQAPRRGMLQVFNRSHYEDVLITRVQGMISAEEAKRRFVAINNFEKLLQQADTTVLKFYLHVSEAEQRERLLERTLDPDKQWKYEAGDEEKARQWPQYRAVYEDVFRHCSPASCPWHLVPADQNWYKAYVVARTLRDALLRLNPQLPEPKATRKRAS comes from the coding sequence ATGCGCAAATCCACCACCCCCGACCTCACCAAACTGCCCAGCCGCGCCCCCGTGGAGTTCCACAAAGAGCACACGCTGCGCGAGCTGAAACGCATCCGGCAGGAGCTGATTGAGCTGCAGTACCGCCTCTACGCCGAAAACCGCCACAGCGTGCTGGTTATTCTGCAGGGCATGGATGCCAGCGGCAAAGACGGCCTGATCCGACGGGTGTTCAGCGGCCTCAATCCGCAGGGCGTGCAGGTGCATTCGTTTAAGGAGCCAACCGAAGAAGAGCTGGCGCACGATTTTCTGTGGCGCGTGCACCAGCAGGCGCCGCGCCGTGGCATGCTGCAGGTCTTCAACCGCTCCCACTACGAGGACGTGCTCATCACGCGGGTGCAGGGCATGATAAGCGCGGAGGAAGCCAAGCGCCGGTTTGTGGCCATCAACAACTTCGAGAAGCTGCTGCAGCAGGCCGATACCACCGTGCTCAAGTTCTACCTCCACGTCTCGGAAGCTGAGCAGCGGGAGCGGCTGCTGGAGCGCACCCTCGACCCCGACAAGCAGTGGAAGTATGAGGCCGGCGACGAGGAAAAGGCGCGTCAGTGGCCCCAGTACCGCGCCGTGTACGAAGACGTGTTCCGGCACTGCAGCCCAGCCAGCTGCCCCTGGCACCTGGTGCCCGCCGACCAGAACTGGTACAAGGCCTACGTGGTGGCCCGCACCCTGCGCGACGCCCTCCTGCGCCTCAACCCGCAGCTGCCCGAGCCCAAAGCCACCCGCAAGCGTGCTAGCTGA
- a CDS encoding Hsp20/alpha crystallin family protein, which produces MNLISREFIRNLAPQLDLLNTLGGGIAQAQLQVDKREQGVLVRVSAPSVSPENIHVVLNNNRLTVMAEYRHQPEDKLAAPLFTRVLDLPANLDLTRIDAVHEEGELRIRIPYQNPADQPREITIKQR; this is translated from the coding sequence ATGAATCTGATTAGCCGAGAATTCATTCGTAACCTGGCCCCGCAACTTGATCTGCTCAACACGCTGGGTGGGGGCATCGCGCAGGCCCAGCTACAGGTGGACAAGCGGGAGCAGGGCGTACTGGTGCGGGTGTCAGCCCCGTCAGTGAGCCCCGAGAACATCCATGTGGTGCTCAACAACAACCGCCTGACGGTGATGGCCGAGTACCGCCATCAGCCTGAGGACAAGCTGGCCGCGCCGCTCTTCACGCGCGTGCTCGACCTGCCCGCCAACCTCGACCTGACGCGGATTGATGCCGTGCACGAGGAAGGCGAGCTGCGCATCCGGATTCCATACCAGAACCCGGCCGACCAGCCCCGCGAAATCACCATCAAGCAGCGCTAA
- a CDS encoding VF530 family protein, whose translation MSSAPIDARDENGHLIRELHGVTLASIIDYLQARYGWPGLDERLRMNCFAVNPSAKSALAFLRRTPWARAKVEELYIRTRSAEVAGK comes from the coding sequence ATGTCTTCTGCCCCCATTGATGCTCGCGACGAAAACGGCCACCTCATCCGTGAGCTGCACGGCGTCACGCTGGCTTCCATCATCGACTACCTGCAGGCCCGCTACGGCTGGCCCGGCCTCGATGAGCGGCTGCGCATGAACTGCTTTGCCGTGAACCCTAGTGCCAAGTCGGCGCTGGCTTTTCTGCGCCGCACGCCCTGGGCCCGCGCCAAAGTAGAAGAGCTCTACATCCGCACCCGCAGCGCGGAGGTGGCTGGTAAATAG
- a CDS encoding glycoside hydrolase family 25 protein, with amino-acid sequence MKRPAPVPPRRRRRLPPWLRWAVAVALLGTVGFYLTHQRQINRHVRLAWASLISRHLTGHEKTPLLDGYSVHGIDVSAYQGRINWPEVARHDVQFAFIKASEGVTLRDQRFRRNWEAARKAGVYRGAYHYFQPNYDGARQANLFTRTVPLAPGDLPPVLDVEHAEFHDVATMRRNVGIWLRLVERHYGVRPILYSNYSFYKRHLAGHFDKYPLWLAHYEVPEPRLPRDKWIIWQHSDEAYIPGIRGTVDFNVFQGSIQTLLALRIPPRSGPAQP; translated from the coding sequence ATGAAACGCCCTGCTCCCGTTCCGCCGCGCCGCCGCCGGCGCCTGCCGCCCTGGCTGCGCTGGGCCGTGGCCGTGGCGCTGCTGGGCACGGTGGGGTTCTACCTCACGCACCAGCGCCAGATCAACCGCCACGTCCGCCTAGCCTGGGCCTCACTCATCAGCCGCCACCTCACGGGCCACGAAAAAACGCCCCTGCTCGACGGCTACTCCGTGCATGGCATCGACGTCTCGGCCTACCAGGGGCGCATCAACTGGCCCGAGGTGGCCCGCCACGACGTGCAGTTCGCCTTCATCAAGGCCTCTGAGGGCGTGACGCTGCGCGACCAGCGCTTCCGGCGCAACTGGGAAGCCGCCCGCAAGGCCGGCGTGTACCGGGGCGCCTACCACTACTTCCAGCCCAACTACGACGGCGCCCGGCAGGCCAACCTGTTCACGCGCACCGTGCCCCTGGCTCCCGGCGACCTGCCGCCGGTGCTGGACGTAGAGCACGCCGAGTTTCACGACGTGGCCACCATGCGCCGCAACGTGGGCATCTGGCTGCGGCTGGTGGAGCGCCACTACGGCGTGCGCCCCATCCTCTACTCCAACTACAGCTTCTACAAGCGCCACCTGGCCGGCCACTTCGACAAATACCCGCTCTGGCTGGCGCACTACGAGGTGCCCGAGCCCCGGCTGCCCCGCGACAAGTGGATCATCTGGCAGCACTCCGACGAGGCCTACATTCCCGGCATCCGCGGCACCGTCGATTTCAACGTATTTCAGGGCAGCATCCAGACGCTGCTGGCCTTGCGCATTCCGCCCAGGTCTGGCCCGGCGCAGCCCTGA
- a CDS encoding septal ring lytic transglycosylase RlpA family protein produces the protein MTQPTFSFFPGLRQPLATGLLLALLAALGSCAGGGAGFTQTGQASYYADKFEGRKTASGTVYRGGQLTAAHNTLPFGTVVKVTNPRSKKSVKVTVTDRGPHAKGRIIDLSKKAARKIGIIDAGVAPVKLKVIRKG, from the coding sequence ATGACCCAACCCACATTTTCTTTCTTCCCCGGACTGCGCCAGCCGCTGGCTACCGGCCTGCTGCTGGCCTTGCTGGCTGCACTGGGCAGCTGCGCCGGCGGCGGCGCGGGCTTCACCCAAACCGGCCAGGCCTCCTACTACGCCGACAAGTTTGAGGGCCGCAAAACGGCCAGCGGCACCGTGTACCGCGGCGGCCAGCTCACGGCAGCCCACAACACGCTGCCCTTCGGCACGGTGGTGAAAGTCACGAACCCGCGCAGCAAAAAGTCCGTCAAGGTCACCGTCACGGACCGGGGCCCGCACGCCAAGGGCCGCATCATCGACCTGTCGAAGAAGGCCGCCCGCAAAATCGGCATCATCGACGCGGGCGTGGCCCCCGTGAAGCTGAAAGTAATCCGCAAAGGCTGA